One window of Candidatus Hydrogenedentota bacterium genomic DNA carries:
- a CDS encoding HEAT repeat domain-containing protein — MKTRFLIALATILVSAFAAEAATVDEIIAQFPAQDAATANSLFEQLLAMDDDAIEGLCTRLVPLGAGDDNAVRYALTGLARYVSGPGVEAGREVVEEALLEGLEANTDAECRAFLLRQLQQCGTDESVKSVARLLKDEANASHAILVLDTLGTEKANRALTKGLRTKSSVTQLQILSALANNGENPKAAKAARKRLAANPAADEQVHLLSILVRLEGKGAEEDVARALKSDQPRVAQAAAGFAKEIGIAAE, encoded by the coding sequence ATGAAAACGCGATTTCTTATAGCCCTTGCGACGATTCTTGTATCCGCCTTCGCCGCCGAAGCCGCCACGGTAGACGAAATCATCGCACAGTTTCCCGCGCAAGACGCCGCCACGGCGAACAGCCTCTTCGAGCAGTTGCTCGCCATGGACGACGATGCGATTGAGGGCCTCTGCACACGACTCGTGCCCCTGGGCGCGGGCGACGACAACGCCGTGCGCTATGCGCTCACGGGCCTTGCACGCTATGTGAGCGGACCAGGTGTCGAAGCCGGTCGCGAAGTCGTTGAGGAGGCTCTCCTTGAGGGGCTTGAAGCGAATACCGATGCCGAATGCCGCGCTTTCCTGCTGCGTCAGTTGCAGCAGTGCGGCACGGACGAGTCGGTGAAATCCGTAGCGCGATTGCTCAAGGATGAGGCCAACGCCTCCCACGCAATCCTGGTGCTGGACACGCTCGGGACGGAGAAGGCCAACCGCGCACTTACGAAGGGTCTACGTACGAAGTCTAGTGTGACGCAACTCCAGATTCTTTCCGCACTGGCCAATAATGGCGAGAATCCAAAGGCCGCCAAGGCGGCGCGCAAGCGGCTGGCGGCCAATCCCGCTGCGGATGAACAGGTGCATCTACTTTCGATCCTGGTGCGCCTCGAAGGCAAGGGAGCCGAAGAAGATGTAGCGAGAGCCCTGAAGTCCGACCAGCCTCGGGTGGCTCAGGCCGCGGCTGGATTCGCAAAGGAAATTGGAATCGCGGCGGAGTAG
- a CDS encoding Gfo/Idh/MocA family oxidoreductase, which translates to MLRDTNRRQFLKSAALALPAFSALRLQAEGPAPSEKVTLGCIGLGIHGGSYNLRNFLEIPEARVVAVCDVYADRCITARDKVNEAYANQDCAIHADFRELLARSDIDGVVISTPDHWHVLMSLMAARAGKDVFCEKPTLTIAEGRTLVSEIARTGIIYQGGIEDRSVDIYHRMAELVRNGRLGKLERIRVALPPGDAFPKEEPVPVPEGLNYDLWLGPAPFSPYTPTKLDAQQWRNHFDYSGGKLTDWGAHLIDTAQVALYEEHGGPVEVDGKGEFPVDCMANTATTYEINYKYASGVEMLVKSDGTGIGFYGSDGWIKSKAWREPIEASDPEILNAVYPPETNKMYPRPVGEHQAFIDGVKSRKSPYYSPEDIHRLSTTMHLGNISMRLGRKLAWDAAKEEITGDAEANAMRSRPMREPWSLEG; encoded by the coding sequence ATGTTGCGTGATACCAACAGACGCCAGTTCTTGAAATCGGCCGCCTTGGCCCTGCCCGCCTTCTCCGCCTTGCGGCTGCAGGCCGAAGGCCCCGCGCCGAGCGAGAAAGTGACCCTCGGTTGTATCGGCCTCGGCATTCATGGGGGAAGCTACAACCTCCGCAATTTTCTGGAGATTCCCGAGGCCCGCGTGGTGGCCGTGTGCGACGTGTATGCCGATCGCTGTATTACCGCGCGGGACAAGGTGAACGAGGCCTATGCCAACCAGGATTGCGCGATTCATGCCGACTTCCGTGAGCTTCTGGCCCGCTCGGATATCGACGGGGTCGTCATTTCCACCCCCGACCATTGGCACGTACTCATGTCCCTCATGGCGGCCCGCGCGGGCAAGGATGTCTTCTGCGAGAAGCCCACGCTCACCATCGCCGAAGGCCGCACGCTGGTTAGCGAAATCGCCCGGACGGGCATCATTTATCAAGGCGGTATTGAAGATCGTTCAGTGGACATCTATCACCGCATGGCCGAGCTGGTGCGCAACGGTCGCCTGGGCAAGCTGGAGCGCATCCGCGTGGCCCTGCCGCCGGGGGATGCCTTCCCCAAAGAAGAGCCCGTGCCGGTGCCGGAGGGGCTGAACTACGATTTATGGCTGGGGCCCGCGCCCTTCTCGCCCTACACCCCCACCAAACTTGACGCGCAGCAATGGCGCAACCACTTCGACTACTCCGGGGGGAAACTGACGGACTGGGGCGCCCACCTCATCGACACCGCCCAGGTGGCCCTCTACGAAGAGCACGGCGGCCCGGTGGAGGTGGACGGCAAGGGGGAGTTTCCCGTGGACTGCATGGCCAATACCGCAACAACCTACGAGATCAACTACAAATACGCCAGCGGTGTGGAGATGCTCGTGAAATCCGACGGCACCGGCATCGGGTTTTACGGGAGCGACGGCTGGATCAAGAGCAAGGCCTGGCGCGAACCCATTGAAGCGAGCGACCCCGAGATCTTGAACGCGGTGTATCCCCCCGAAACCAACAAGATGTACCCCAGGCCCGTCGGCGAGCACCAGGCCTTTATCGACGGTGTGAAGTCGAGGAAATCTCCCTATTACTCGCCCGAAGATATTCACCGATTGAGTACGACGATGCACCTCGGCAACATCTCCATGCGCCTGGGAAGAAAACTCGCGTGGGACGCGGCGAAAGAGGAGATCACGGGCGATGCCGAAGCCAACGCCATGCGATCAAGGCCGATGCGGGAGCCGTGGAGTTTGGAGGGGTAA
- a CDS encoding nucleotidyltransferase family protein: MSTIQVVLPQEALKLFCARWCVKELSLFGSVLRDDFRPDSDLDVLVSFEEEAHIGLWDMAQMVIELESMFGRKVDLVEKEALSNPYRKKAILDHREIVYAA, from the coding sequence ATGAGCACAATTCAAGTTGTATTGCCTCAAGAAGCTCTTAAGCTGTTCTGTGCCCGATGGTGTGTCAAAGAGCTGTCGCTCTTCGGTTCTGTGCTGCGCGATGACTTCCGCCCCGACAGTGATTTGGACGTTCTGGTAAGTTTTGAGGAAGAAGCGCACATTGGCTTGTGGGACATGGCCCAAATGGTGATCGAGCTGGAGTCCATGTTTGGGCGGAAGGTCGATTTAGTCGAAAAGGAGGCGCTCTCCAATCCGTATCGGAAGAAGGCGATTTTAGACCACCGCGAGATCGTGTATGCCGCTTGA
- a CDS encoding serine/threonine protein kinase, which translates to MDETQDLSPPEGERQDPNTPGSPRSGESLAESSFDALNEAEILKRLAEDKAALRRLTPDQRSVDLRPGSVINRRFKVLQQLGFGGMGAVYLVKDTHLQERRALKVMLPRLLSNPQAQRRFLIETKISQKLSHANIVRVHDLGMDFDTGMQFFTMALVEGETLFRYLKSRDGQLPLDEVLRIMRPICHALTYAHRYTIHRDLKPQNIMRGPGGHITLLDFGLAKLLDQSNPALSRMAVGTIHYQAPEQKSNPLGIDSRADLYSLGVIMYQLLTGKVPAGQYPPASSLARNVPRSMDHVIQRCLKLRDERYPTAGALLEDLDAVEKGGLRLWFEGLFGG; encoded by the coding sequence ATGGACGAGACGCAAGACCTGAGTCCTCCCGAGGGTGAACGGCAGGATCCCAACACCCCCGGGTCTCCCCGATCGGGAGAATCCCTCGCGGAGAGCAGCTTCGACGCTCTCAATGAGGCGGAAATTCTCAAGAGACTGGCCGAGGACAAGGCGGCGCTGAGACGCCTCACCCCGGATCAGCGCTCGGTGGACCTGCGCCCCGGCAGCGTTATTAACCGGCGTTTCAAGGTGCTCCAGCAGTTGGGCTTCGGCGGCATGGGGGCGGTCTATCTGGTGAAGGATACCCATCTTCAGGAGCGACGGGCCCTGAAGGTCATGTTGCCCCGCCTTCTTTCCAACCCCCAGGCCCAGCGCCGCTTCCTCATTGAGACCAAGATTAGCCAGAAACTGTCCCACGCCAACATTGTCCGGGTGCACGATCTGGGCATGGATTTCGATACGGGCATGCAGTTTTTCACGATGGCCCTGGTGGAGGGGGAGACCCTCTTCCGCTATTTGAAGTCTCGGGACGGCCAACTGCCACTGGACGAAGTCCTCCGGATCATGCGCCCGATTTGCCATGCCCTGACCTATGCACACCGGTACACGATTCATCGCGATCTGAAGCCCCAGAACATCATGCGCGGGCCGGGCGGCCATATCACGTTGCTCGACTTTGGACTGGCCAAACTGCTGGACCAGAGCAATCCGGCCCTCTCGCGCATGGCCGTCGGCACCATTCACTATCAGGCCCCGGAGCAGAAGTCCAATCCCCTGGGCATTGACAGCCGAGCCGATCTCTATTCCCTCGGTGTGATCATGTACCAGTTGCTCACGGGCAAGGTGCCGGCGGGCCAATATCCCCCCGCCTCCAGCCTGGCGCGAAACGTGCCCCGAAGCATGGATCACGTGATCCAGCGCTGCCTCAAGCTCCGCGACGAACGCTATCCCACCGCGGGCGCGCTCCTGGAAGATCTGGACGCCGTGGAAAAGGGGGGATTGCGCCTGTGGTTTGAGGGGCTATTCGGGGGCTGA
- a CDS encoding tetratricopeptide repeat protein, whose amino-acid sequence MADADEIRIYLESYPDDHEQRWRLARKLYEQRAYTAALSELIRLRKSWPDHVPVQRYLGAAHFRLGQFTEAASVLEMAVARNPGDVLLLEQLAKTYEGAGRRHRAIDTWKLVLKFDASPRAVEALDRLGVTANTPPPGAQASTVQELSTHGDDTLMNCPHCGEPNDMFSERCWRCHGEFAVTQAHEAPQEVTPARPGRSKLVAATIAVLLIVVALVAYLVLS is encoded by the coding sequence ATGGCTGACGCAGACGAAATACGGATCTATCTGGAGTCCTACCCGGACGATCACGAGCAGCGCTGGCGGCTCGCCCGAAAGCTCTATGAGCAGCGCGCCTATACCGCCGCCCTGTCGGAGCTGATCCGGCTCCGGAAATCCTGGCCGGACCATGTGCCGGTGCAGCGCTACCTGGGGGCGGCCCACTTCCGTCTGGGGCAGTTCACCGAGGCAGCCTCGGTGCTGGAAATGGCCGTGGCCCGAAACCCCGGCGACGTATTGCTCCTGGAGCAACTGGCCAAGACCTATGAGGGTGCCGGACGTCGCCACCGCGCCATCGACACGTGGAAGTTGGTCCTGAAATTTGACGCCTCGCCCCGGGCGGTGGAAGCCCTCGACCGCCTCGGCGTAACCGCCAATACGCCGCCCCCCGGCGCGCAGGCGAGCACCGTGCAGGAGTTGTCGACCCACGGCGATGACACCCTGATGAACTGCCCCCATTGCGGCGAGCCCAATGATATGTTCAGCGAACGGTGCTGGCGCTGCCATGGGGAATTCGCCGTGACCCAGGCCCACGAAGCGCCGCAGGAGGTCACACCCGCCCGGCCCGGTCGAAGCAAGTTGGTCGCGGCCACGATCGCCGTACTCCTCATCGTTGTGGCGCTGGTCGCGTATCTTGTTCTGAGTTGA
- a CDS encoding DUF86 domain-containing protein — translation MPLENRDESYLWDMLKYARRVVILVGRTHFEAYKSDWALQMSMERAMEVIGEAARRITPGFRSAHAEIPWAQIVGQRNILAHEYGEIRCERIWETATVHVPELILSLEILLPDAATQFGEE, via the coding sequence ATGCCGCTTGAAAACCGCGACGAGTCGTACCTTTGGGATATGCTCAAGTATGCCCGCCGTGTTGTAATCCTGGTTGGTCGGACGCACTTTGAAGCCTATAAAAGCGATTGGGCGCTGCAGATGTCCATGGAACGCGCCATGGAGGTGATAGGTGAAGCGGCCCGACGAATTACTCCGGGATTTCGATCAGCCCATGCCGAGATACCCTGGGCACAGATTGTTGGCCAGCGCAATATCCTGGCCCATGAGTACGGTGAGATTCGATGCGAAAGAATTTGGGAAACGGCTACGGTTCATGTGCCGGAGCTAATCCTCTCTCTGGAGATATTGCTACCCGACGCGGCCACCCAGTTCGGGGAAGAGTGA
- a CDS encoding substrate-binding domain-containing protein, whose product MARFRSTLFSLAALCTLAVGCNQQPTSDSGKPKIGAIVLQEDQFFRLNEFGMRAAAAELGVEVSVNNSFGTLDKEISLIDTYMANQVAALVVPPQSATSSIPALKRAFERGIPVVTYDSYIDADFAASNIRSDQISLGSTTGDAAVAFIQERLGGQAKVGMVEYVSLAPEPGGQRVQGFRDKIKALPGVEIVSEQDAWLAEAATVVVENMLTAHPEINVLWAANEGGTVGAVNGVISKGLAGKVYVFGTDMSEQIGGFLLAQDDVLQAVTGQKPYDIGHQALTAAVKAMKGEAVEKKVVLPGMLFARNKPEDVQAYVKVLQDLTK is encoded by the coding sequence ATGGCCCGTTTTCGTTCAACCCTCTTTTCGCTTGCTGCGCTTTGCACCCTGGCCGTCGGCTGCAATCAGCAGCCCACCTCCGACAGCGGCAAGCCCAAGATTGGCGCGATAGTTCTACAGGAAGACCAGTTCTTTCGATTGAACGAGTTTGGCATGCGCGCCGCCGCCGCGGAGCTGGGCGTGGAAGTTTCCGTAAACAACAGCTTCGGCACCCTCGACAAGGAAATCTCCCTGATCGACACCTACATGGCCAATCAGGTCGCCGCCCTGGTGGTGCCGCCCCAGAGCGCCACGAGCTCCATCCCCGCGCTGAAGCGCGCCTTTGAGCGGGGCATCCCCGTTGTAACCTATGACAGCTATATCGACGCCGATTTCGCCGCCAGCAACATCCGGAGCGACCAGATTTCCCTCGGCAGCACCACGGGCGACGCGGCCGTGGCCTTCATTCAGGAGCGCCTCGGCGGCCAGGCCAAGGTCGGCATGGTGGAATATGTTTCCCTCGCGCCCGAACCCGGCGGCCAGCGCGTGCAGGGTTTTCGCGACAAGATAAAGGCCCTGCCCGGCGTCGAGATTGTTTCCGAGCAGGATGCGTGGCTCGCCGAGGCCGCCACGGTGGTGGTGGAGAACATGCTGACCGCCCATCCCGAAATCAACGTGCTCTGGGCCGCCAACGAAGGCGGCACCGTCGGCGCGGTCAATGGCGTCATCTCCAAAGGCCTTGCAGGCAAGGTATATGTTTTCGGTACCGACATGAGCGAGCAGATCGGCGGGTTCCTCCTCGCGCAGGACGACGTGCTCCAGGCGGTTACGGGGCAAAAGCCCTACGATATCGGCCACCAGGCCCTCACGGCGGCCGTCAAAGCGATGAAGGGCGAGGCGGTGGAGAAGAAGGTCGTGTTGCCCGGGATGCTCTTCGCCCGGAACAAGCCCGAAGATGTGCAGGCGTACGTCAAGGTGCTTCAGGACCTGACGAAATAG
- the galK gene encoding galactokinase — protein sequence MPTTQAVITGHPPQGQARRWISRAPGRVNIIGEHVDYNDGWVLPMAIEREILIRATAREDRRAHFSSRQAGESLEIDLDRPDIAHAPTWGKYLLGVLLEFQRATCVALPGFDGVIDSTVPLGGGLSSSAALCVATTTLLEKISGQRLTPLDKARLCQKVEHDYAGVPCGLMDQMASVMCRSGHLLLLDCRSNEARHVPFGDTGIAVVVIHSGVSHNLTDGAYAIRREQCAAVLRRSGLSSYRDMSEGALERLRPQLDDALYRRARHVISENKRTLGVADSIVRGDMDSVGAHLYASHESLARDFEVSCPELDFLVEAARALGPEHGVIGARMTGGGFGGCTVTLVQKAFAERVAGTIQRRFRDAFGHEPVCFVTQAAEGAE from the coding sequence ATGCCCACCACGCAGGCCGTCATCACTGGACATCCCCCGCAGGGTCAGGCCCGCCGCTGGATTTCCCGCGCGCCCGGCCGGGTAAACATCATCGGCGAGCATGTGGACTACAATGACGGCTGGGTGTTGCCCATGGCCATCGAACGGGAAATCCTGATTCGGGCCACCGCCCGGGAAGACCGGAGGGCGCACTTCAGCAGTCGCCAGGCCGGCGAATCGCTGGAGATCGATCTGGACCGGCCTGATATCGCCCATGCGCCGACCTGGGGAAAATACCTGCTCGGTGTTTTGCTTGAGTTTCAGCGGGCCACCTGCGTGGCGCTTCCCGGCTTCGACGGGGTTATTGATTCCACGGTGCCGCTGGGTGGCGGGCTGAGCAGCAGTGCGGCCCTTTGCGTGGCCACGACCACGCTGCTCGAGAAGATCAGCGGACAGCGCCTGACGCCCCTCGACAAGGCCCGCCTCTGCCAGAAGGTGGAGCACGACTATGCGGGGGTGCCCTGCGGCCTGATGGATCAGATGGCCTCCGTAATGTGTCGCTCGGGCCACCTGCTGCTTCTTGATTGCCGCTCGAATGAAGCGCGCCATGTGCCTTTCGGGGATACGGGCATTGCCGTCGTCGTCATTCATTCCGGCGTATCACACAATCTCACGGACGGCGCCTATGCCATCCGGCGGGAACAGTGCGCCGCCGTGCTTCGCCGTTCCGGCCTTTCTTCTTATCGCGATATGAGCGAAGGAGCACTGGAGCGCCTCCGGCCCCAACTGGACGATGCGCTGTATCGACGCGCGCGCCACGTGATCTCGGAGAACAAGCGCACACTTGGCGTGGCCGACAGTATTGTGCGGGGCGACATGGACTCGGTCGGGGCGCACCTCTATGCCAGCCATGAGTCCCTCGCGCGGGACTTTGAAGTGAGTTGTCCCGAGCTCGATTTTCTCGTGGAAGCGGCCCGGGCGCTGGGGCCGGAGCACGGGGTGATCGGGGCGCGTATGACCGGGGGCGGCTTCGGAGGCTGCACCGTCACCCTGGTCCAGAAGGCCTTCGCCGAGCGGGTGGCGGGGACGATTCAGCGGCGCTTTCGGGACGCCTTCGGCCATGAACCGGTTTGCTTCGTTACCCAGGCCGCCGAGGGCGCGGAGTAG
- a CDS encoding arylsulfatase, with product MKNSVINVVVLAAIALIAINAVPAAPPNIVIILTDDLGYGDPGCYNPESKIPTPNIDRLAAEGMRFTDAHAPGPLCHMSRYGLLTGQYPFRVRVENWRERPLIADGQMTIASLLKQQGYQTAMVGKWHCGFKEEGYDKPLPGGPVNRGFDTFFGIRASTDIEPYFYIRGDRAVEPPTHHIAANNSEGWSPVQGAFWREGGIAPNLKLPEVLPRFTDEAIEVIKTRDTTRPLFLYLAYPAPHTPWLPSEEWVGKSGASMYGDFLMMTDAMIGRVLQALDDADMRDNTLVIFSSDNGPMWLEEDVARFGHDASGGLRGMKGDGWEGGHRVPFIVRWPGRVQPASTSGQMISFVDLMATFAALIDVDLPEGAGPDSFNFLPALLGEQPTSNPVREHLAVMSGQGMMTLREGPWKFMMRLGSGGFTKPAIIESGPGDPAGQLYNLAEDPAESRNRYLEEPDRVKAMRATLRTIRDATQTRP from the coding sequence ATGAAAAACTCCGTCATTAATGTTGTGGTTCTCGCGGCAATTGCTTTGATCGCTATCAACGCAGTTCCCGCCGCCCCTCCCAACATCGTCATCATCCTCACCGACGATCTCGGCTATGGCGACCCCGGCTGCTACAACCCGGAGTCGAAAATCCCCACGCCCAACATTGATCGCCTCGCGGCGGAGGGCATGCGTTTTACCGATGCCCATGCGCCGGGTCCGTTGTGCCACATGTCGCGCTACGGCCTGCTGACGGGCCAATATCCTTTCCGTGTGCGCGTGGAGAACTGGCGGGAGCGGCCCCTCATCGCCGATGGGCAGATGACCATCGCGTCGCTGCTCAAGCAGCAGGGTTACCAGACGGCCATGGTGGGTAAATGGCACTGCGGTTTTAAAGAAGAGGGCTACGACAAGCCCCTGCCGGGCGGGCCGGTGAATCGCGGCTTTGACACCTTCTTCGGCATCCGCGCGTCGACCGATATCGAGCCCTATTTCTACATTCGCGGTGATCGTGCCGTGGAGCCGCCGACACACCACATCGCGGCGAACAACAGCGAGGGCTGGTCGCCCGTGCAGGGCGCATTCTGGCGGGAGGGCGGCATTGCGCCGAATCTGAAGCTGCCGGAGGTCCTGCCCCGATTTACCGACGAAGCCATCGAGGTCATCAAGACGCGCGACACCACCAGGCCCCTCTTTCTCTATCTGGCCTATCCCGCGCCCCACACACCCTGGCTGCCCTCGGAGGAATGGGTGGGCAAAAGCGGCGCGAGTATGTACGGCGACTTTCTCATGATGACCGACGCCATGATCGGACGCGTGCTTCAGGCACTGGACGACGCGGACATGCGGGACAATACGCTCGTGATTTTCTCTTCCGACAACGGCCCCATGTGGCTGGAGGAGGACGTGGCGCGTTTCGGCCACGATGCCTCCGGCGGCCTGCGCGGTATGAAAGGCGACGGATGGGAGGGGGGCCACCGCGTGCCCTTTATCGTGCGGTGGCCGGGACGTGTTCAGCCCGCCAGCACGAGCGGACAGATGATCAGCTTTGTCGATCTTATGGCGACCTTCGCCGCGCTTATCGATGTCGACCTGCCCGAAGGCGCGGGGCCCGATAGCTTCAATTTTCTGCCGGCGCTCCTTGGCGAACAGCCCACCAGCAACCCCGTTCGCGAGCATCTCGCGGTCATGTCGGGCCAGGGCATGATGACCCTGCGCGAGGGGCCTTGGAAATTCATGATGCGCCTGGGCTCCGGCGGCTTCACGAAACCGGCGATTATCGAGTCAGGCCCCGGTGATCCCGCCGGACAGCTCTATAACCTCGCGGAAGATCCCGCCGAATCCCGCAACCGCTATCTGGAGGAGCCCGATCGGGTCAAAGCCATGAGAGCGACCTTGCGAACGATTCGCGACGCCACACAAACGCGACCCTGA
- a CDS encoding Gfo/Idh/MocA family oxidoreductase, producing the protein MTTTRRNFLRASTAIGLFTIVPRKALGGPGVTAPSEELTKAVIGVGGMGKGHLSMPGSRLLAVCDVDRNHLAKAMEIGKQVTGDDVAGYGDFREVLERSDIDIVHIPTPPHWHALISVAAARAGKDIWCEKPMARTIYESQQVVKAVQEHGRIFRLNTWFRFQGTFYGMDCDVKEIKKVVENRLLGWPLKVTVGATTGFNWKVDQWSGRTDLKPEPVPEVLDYDLWLGPAPWKPYSAHRTHATFRGYWDYDGGGLGDMGQHYLDPVQYLLEKDDTGPVEIEVDAPQQHDDAVGSWRRITYRYADGCEIILDGVGADQGAAYIEGPEGKLFPKFESTITGLKEKVAALPDPAPQLGDFSEAVRTRQKFALNESNGHRSCSLVNLGVIAVRLGRNLKYDPVAERFIDDEGANRLLKQPMRGPWQI; encoded by the coding sequence ATTACCACTACACGGCGCAACTTCCTCCGCGCATCGACCGCCATCGGCCTCTTCACTATCGTTCCCCGCAAGGCCCTCGGCGGGCCGGGCGTCACTGCGCCGAGCGAAGAGCTCACCAAGGCCGTCATCGGCGTGGGCGGCATGGGCAAGGGGCACCTGAGCATGCCGGGCTCGCGCCTGCTCGCGGTGTGCGACGTGGACCGCAACCACCTCGCAAAAGCGATGGAAATCGGCAAACAGGTTACGGGCGACGACGTTGCGGGCTATGGCGACTTCCGCGAGGTGCTGGAGCGTAGCGACATCGATATTGTGCACATCCCCACGCCGCCTCACTGGCATGCGTTGATTTCCGTGGCCGCCGCCCGCGCAGGCAAGGACATCTGGTGCGAGAAGCCCATGGCCCGCACGATCTATGAAAGCCAGCAGGTGGTCAAGGCGGTGCAGGAGCATGGGCGCATCTTTCGCCTGAACACGTGGTTCCGTTTCCAGGGCACATTCTACGGCATGGACTGCGACGTGAAGGAGATCAAGAAGGTCGTGGAGAATCGCCTCCTCGGCTGGCCGCTGAAGGTCACCGTGGGCGCAACCACGGGTTTCAACTGGAAAGTGGACCAGTGGAGCGGGCGTACGGATCTGAAGCCGGAGCCGGTGCCGGAGGTGCTTGATTACGACCTGTGGCTTGGGCCCGCGCCGTGGAAGCCCTACAGTGCGCACCGGACCCATGCGACCTTCCGGGGCTATTGGGATTACGACGGCGGCGGGCTCGGCGACATGGGCCAGCACTACCTCGATCCCGTTCAGTATCTTCTGGAGAAAGACGATACCGGTCCCGTGGAGATCGAAGTGGATGCGCCCCAGCAGCACGACGACGCCGTGGGTTCGTGGCGCAGGATTACGTACCGCTACGCCGACGGCTGCGAGATCATTCTCGACGGCGTGGGCGCGGATCAGGGCGCGGCCTATATCGAAGGTCCCGAAGGCAAACTCTTCCCGAAATTCGAATCGACCATCACCGGCCTGAAAGAGAAAGTGGCCGCACTGCCCGATCCCGCGCCACAGCTTGGCGACTTCTCCGAGGCGGTCCGCACGCGCCAGAAGTTCGCGCTGAACGAATCCAACGGCCACCGCTCCTGCTCCCTCGTCAATCTCGGCGTCATCGCCGTGCGCCTTGGCCGCAACCTGAAATACGACCCCGTGGCGGAACGCTTCATCGACGACGAAGGGGCCAACCGCCTCCTGAAGCAGCCCATGCGCGGCCCGTGGCAGATCTAG
- a CDS encoding endonuclease domain-containing protein yields the protein MVRVGFNHNQSILLTGAHLVLSQRRVRRLTPEGGWSGIPLTNFGRARRMRHAMSPPELAVWNRLRSSQLGVKFRAQHPIGSYIADSYCREVGLVVEIDGIQHGESQAAGQYDRRRDAFMENYGMTVLRFTSHEVGHRLEEIISTIARVVGQHTIKGESEKQWRFAEELRVGDAIYGCPAGGHQIVQSTVSEVHNLAAYDVWVENHDSFLVSQVALREGYSGL from the coding sequence ATGGTCAGGGTGGGTTTCAACCACAACCAGTCCATCCTGCTCACCGGCGCTCACCTCGTCCTCAGTCAGCGGCGAGTTCGGCGACTTACGCCAGAGGGTGGATGGTCCGGGATACCTCTCACGAACTTTGGTCGCGCTCGGAGAATGCGCCACGCCATGTCGCCGCCGGAGTTGGCGGTCTGGAATAGACTTCGCAGCAGCCAACTCGGCGTAAAGTTTAGGGCTCAGCACCCGATCGGCAGTTATATCGCAGATTCTTACTGTCGCGAGGTCGGTTTGGTAGTCGAGATCGATGGTATCCAACATGGAGAGTCTCAAGCCGCCGGGCAATACGACAGAAGGCGCGATGCCTTTATGGAGAACTACGGGATGACCGTCCTCCGTTTCACGTCACACGAAGTCGGCCATCGCTTGGAGGAAATTATAAGCACCATCGCGCGCGTGGTTGGCCAACACACGATCAAGGGAGAGTCAGAAAAGCAGTGGCGTTTCGCCGAGGAACTTCGCGTGGGCGATGCAATCTATGGATGCCCCGCTGGGGGCCATCAAATCGTCCAGTCAACCGTCTCAGAGGTTCACAATCTCGCGGCGTATGATGTTTGGGTCGAAAACCACGATTCGTTCCTCGTTTCTCAAGTGGCATTGCGCGAAGGCTACAGCGGCCTGTAG
- a CDS encoding VOC family protein has protein sequence MPRLDHVAVQVADIDRAIAFYTEVLELPLMFKQEDREHGEVFAFLELEGGNLELLSRIDGEGCPIPFERSVIQKPYCPHVALAVEDLDAAVTRLQESGIALIDGPLIIPGKVRWLYFADPDNNVIEYVQWL, from the coding sequence ATGCCCCGCTTAGACCACGTCGCCGTACAAGTTGCCGACATCGATCGCGCGATAGCCTTTTACACCGAAGTACTCGAATTGCCCCTCATGTTCAAGCAGGAAGATCGAGAGCACGGTGAGGTATTCGCCTTTCTCGAACTGGAAGGGGGCAATCTGGAGTTGCTGTCTCGCATTGACGGCGAGGGTTGCCCGATTCCTTTTGAACGTTCAGTGATTCAGAAGCCCTATTGTCCCCACGTGGCCCTGGCTGTTGAGGACCTCGACGCGGCCGTCACGAGGCTTCAGGAGAGCGGTATTGCGCTAATCGACGGCCCCCTGATTATCCCCGGCAAGGTGCGGTGGCTTTACTTTGCCGACCCCGACAACAACGTTATCGAGTACGTCCAGTGGTTGTAG